The window CACGCATCTATATTTGCTCCGTAAGACCTGTACCTATAGAATATCTGAATGGTGAATCATTTTTCAAGCTGGTTTCATCATGCAAGCATTATTTAGAGTTCTGACTGGTCTAAAGCCTAGTCCTCCCTAATCTTTAGTAGACAAATTTTCTCCCAACTAAAGAGATTAGGCTTCTTaccatcaaaatattttttccatATGAAATTTCTACAAATGTCATCAATTTATTACAAACACTTAGCGAAATCTTCATGGTTTACATTAAATAAGAAGGAATGATAGCTAGCGTAGATTGCGTTAAAGTAACCCTTCTTGCAAGAGAAAAATTTTGATCCTTCCGGGAACTTAGTCGGCTGGTCATAATCTGCAGTaaaaaacattttaaattataattattttataaaataaatttaattttgatgcactgtcagtgtaaatttgttttaaaagtGCATCCAATTATATAACgtcatattagtaaaaataactatcttttacATTTACATTTCTTTCGCCAGCGCAtggaaattaaatttttataaaaatatgtaaattaattTAGTATCATAATCACCATtccggatttttttttttttaatatttatagtgGTTTCTTCTAGTCATCATGCCTTAGCTTGGGCTTAGGTGGAGCTACTCCTGCAGCGTTTTTGCAATAACGCAAACTTGGAAACCAATCTGAGGCGTCGGCCACTGATTctatatttttaatgtgtataatCTGAATAATAAATTTGGTTGATTCTAAATTCGCTGAACAATCATGCTCATATGAATTCAATCATAGCatgctttaatttataaaaacCTCAGGACTTAAACTTTCAAAAAGCACAAAACCCAAAATACACGCATGCACACTATACAAGCAATCATATTAATACAATAAGAAActgaaaaaacaaataattacaTTCACAAGTTGTCCTCTATGCTTTATAgacatgataataataataatacctcaAAAGCTACATCAACAAAGAACGGAAGATCAAactaatgatcacaagaaaaATATGATTACAGATCATATCCCACCAAGGCAAACAACAAACGCAAAGGGTGGGGGAAATGACTTGTACTAAGGCTTAAAAACTGCTTATTTTAACTACATTTTGAGCTTTATTGGGGCTATGATAAAGTTTATTTACACCCTAAAACATAACATGGAATACTACGTGCTAGTGATGAATAATGAATACCAAAGTAGCTACCGAAGTTGGTTGCCATTTACAATTTCCAGAGTGCCATAGGCACAGAACTCATGAACTTTCACTAGATTCCCAAGAAGCACTTTGGCAGCGTCTTTTCCTCAAGCTCACCTGAAAACATAAGGGGGTATATAGTAAGCACCAGTCACCAAGCAAGATAGCAatgagaaacagtaatacttgtTTTTTCACAGAATACACTTTCAATAACTTGTAAATTGTCACAATTTTAGACTTGAAGCTTCTAAATTGCCTTAATTTTACACCTAACGTTTCAAATTGTTGTCAGATGTACCCATATAACCAATGGCAGAAGTTGATGTGACAATTGGCTAAAAGGTAGATCTGACAACATTTGGAAATGTTATACGTAAAATAGAGATAATTTAAATGTTAGGCATAAAGTCGAAAAATTTGAAACATTTTAGGAGTGAAAAGTGTACTTCAGGCCTTATTCTTTCAATAAGAAAATAGATGTGCTGTGGTATCTTGGAATAACAAATGCAAAAAATTGAATACACCAGGAATTTCAGTATCCTAAATTATTGAACTAGCAGCAGCCGATATCTATTTAAGGATATATGAAGTGTTGCAcaagaaaatatattttcaacTTTTCTCATACCACAGCTCTTAACGACAGTGGGTTTGGAAACAGAGACAAAGGTTTGGATACAAGCTATGCACATATAAATACAGTTCAAGATGTGTAGAGGAAGGTGCAATTTTGTCTCCACTAATCTAAGAACCAGATTCGAATTGCTTGTCTTATATGTTCTAGCTTGTAGAAACAGTAAATAATCACATGTGAATAAACAGTTGCAGCAAAAAACATAATTTCAAAGACAATTACTTTGTTAAAATTTAAGTGGCAAGTAGGTAAGAAGTCTCAAATTATACCTTAACAGATGAAGGAGGCAAGGAAGCTCCACGAGCAATGTTTCTCAATTCTTTAGTCTGTAGAATCTGGCCTGATATCTCCTCTAAAAGATTCGACTGAACCCTTTCACTTTCTCCATTCTCTGCAAAGATATACAATTTTCCTTTCTCATGCTGTATCATCTTCAGCCTTTCTCCGAGCTTCTCGATCTCCGTGTCAATCTTCAGCTTTTCATTGTTGTTTACACATGAAGAATCCCTTCCTGAATCATTGCCTGTCCTAGGACACTTACTCactatattattatttgttttattttcctgttccctaAGTTCTATGTTGTCATCAACAACATGGACATCAAGAACATCTGGCTCAGTATCATGTTCTATGTCTTTTGCCCGCAGTTCTCCACCTTCCATGCCGATACAAGTTGGAGCTAACATGTAATCCGAGGAAATATTTGAGGGTTCATCTTTCTTGACTGATATAGTGCATTCATTCTGCAGTACCTCTTCATGTGTTTCGAGCATAATAGGAAGTGCTTGTTCCCATTCATCCGATAACACCCTTGGCTTGCCATTATTTGACCTGTCACTTCCTCTCAAACCCATCTGCTTATAAGCTTCGAGCTCCTTTTCCAGAAAGTGATTCTCCCTTTCCCTCCTTATGAGGATCTCTTGCAGAATAATCATCTCCTCTTCATCGTAAGTGAATCGTTCTTCTATCATCCTCTGGTATTGCCTCATTTCCATTTCCATTGATGCCTTCTCCTCCTGCAAACGAGATATCATAGCCATGGCTTCATCAGCAGCAGTAGCGGCTGCAGCTCTCTCCTTCTCTAGCTCTAGGTATAGTGCAGCATAGGCAGCTTTCTCTTCTTCTAGTGCGTCTTCCAAAATCTTGATCTGTTCTTCTCCATTCCCATGAACCTGGACTGCGTCTCGCACGCTATTGATGTAATTTTCCAACAAAGAAGAACATTTGTCTTGGCCTGGACTATCCACCATTGATCCATTAAATTCATAACTATCACATGTCTTTACATCCAAATCATGGCCAGTTTGAACATCATCAACACCTAAATAGCAAGGACGACAGATGAACAAGTAGTTAAAAGCCAATATTCAGCATGCAGAGAATAACAATTATATAAGAGATTGCTCAACAAGAATGTAAAAGTCCAATGTCACATTTTCTATATTAAGTGATTCCATCTAGTTACCATGTCTGAAGCATATGAATATCATTTATCAACAAAATCAAGCAAGAACCATAAATAGCACAAATATATGAAAGATAAGTGTTGCATATCTTAATAAGCCTCCAACCTTCACAGGAATAACCTGTAACTTCAACTGAAATCGTTGTATGAACCACAATTTGTACAGATAACTTCTCACTTACCAAGTAGAGCAACTTCTTTCCTTGGATCAGGATTTATCTTTTCATTGGTTTTTCCTGCAATCCCATCGTCACAAGGCAAGAGCGAAGTAGAAGCAACATTAGACTGCATACTATCAGAACCACTAACCAAAGTCAACTTCCCAGAACCATAATTATTAGCCCTCCGGCGACGCCGAATTCCGGATCTTCTTTTCAAGCTCATAACCCTCTTCCCCTTAGCATCATAACCATTTTCATTCTCAACCAAAGGAAGCAAACGAGGCCCCGAACACGAACTAC is drawn from Arachis hypogaea cultivar Tifrunner chromosome 12, arahy.Tifrunner.gnm2.J5K5, whole genome shotgun sequence and contains these coding sequences:
- the LOC112727696 gene encoding uncharacterized protein, which gives rise to MDLHESHSWTLGGLIGAFIDLVIAYFLLCGSAFAFFASKFFWFFGLFMPCPCKGSFGYMNSTFCVHKLLFEWPSTKICSIQVMAVNRFPFDLVRVKGHSCGNNRDVVELEDEASCSSCSGPRLLPLVENENGYDAKGKRVMSLKRRSGIRRRRRANNYGSGKLTLVSGSDSMQSNVASTSLLPCDDGIAGKTNEKINPDPRKEVALLGVDDVQTGHDLDVKTCDSYEFNGSMVDSPGQDKCSSLLENYINSVRDAVQVHGNGEEQIKILEDALEEEKAAYAALYLELEKERAAAATAADEAMAMISRLQEEKASMEMEMRQYQRMIEERFTYDEEEMIILQEILIRRERENHFLEKELEAYKQMGLRGSDRSNNGKPRVLSDEWEQALPIMLETHEEVLQNECTISVKKDEPSNISSDYMLAPTCIGMEGGELRAKDIEHDTEPDVLDVHVVDDNIELREQENKTNNNIVSKCPRTGNDSGRDSSCVNNNEKLKIDTEIEKLGERLKMIQHEKGKLYIFAENGESERVQSNLLEEISGQILQTKELRNIARGASLPPSSVKVSLRKRRCQSASWESSESS